From Leifsonia sp. fls2-241-R2A-40a, one genomic window encodes:
- a CDS encoding carbohydrate ABC transporter permease codes for MFRYTKKTLTIEIITLLAAAIMLLPFWILLVGSFKTLPDILSSAAVAPPTSPTFDNFVQLLSPASSSSGNIWAGLASSLVITSGSIFLLVALGSVAAYGIARSTSKWSRRSYYLFLTAIILPTQLGTLPLYIGARNVGLVGNPWGMILIYTGMLLPLSVFLYANFFRNLSQEYEEAAVIDGANRYQVFWRVVFPLMSPATGTVAILAGLIVWNDFFTSLIFLNGTPYQTLPVVMYSYVGSLVSQWNLIFAVVIVSMIPILAFYAFAQKKFIQGYAGGLKG; via the coding sequence GTGTTCCGCTACACGAAGAAGACCCTCACGATCGAGATCATCACCCTGCTCGCCGCGGCGATCATGCTGCTGCCGTTCTGGATCCTGCTGGTGGGGTCGTTCAAGACCCTCCCCGACATCCTGAGCTCGGCGGCCGTCGCCCCGCCGACGAGTCCGACGTTCGACAACTTCGTCCAGCTGCTCTCGCCGGCCTCCAGCTCGTCGGGCAACATCTGGGCCGGTCTCGCCTCGAGCCTCGTCATCACGTCGGGCAGCATCTTCCTGCTCGTCGCGCTCGGATCGGTCGCCGCCTACGGGATCGCGCGCTCCACCAGCAAGTGGAGCCGGCGCTCCTACTACCTGTTCCTCACGGCCATCATCCTGCCGACGCAGCTCGGAACCCTTCCGCTCTACATCGGTGCCCGCAACGTCGGGCTCGTTGGCAACCCGTGGGGCATGATCCTGATCTACACCGGGATGCTGCTGCCGCTGTCGGTCTTCCTCTACGCCAACTTCTTCCGGAACCTCAGCCAGGAGTACGAGGAGGCGGCCGTCATCGACGGCGCGAACCGGTACCAGGTGTTCTGGCGTGTGGTCTTCCCACTGATGTCGCCCGCGACCGGGACAGTGGCCATCCTCGCCGGACTGATCGTCTGGAACGACTTCTTCACCTCGCTGATCTTCCTGAACGGGACGCCGTACCAGACGCTCCCGGTCGTCATGTACAGCTACGTCGGCTCGCTGGTCTCGCAGTGGAACCTGATCTTCGCGGTCGTCATCGTCTCGATGATCCCGATCCTCGCGTTCTACGCCTTCGCCCAGAAGAAGTTCATCCAGGGCTACGCCGGCGGACTCAAAGGCTGA
- a CDS encoding family 43 glycosylhydrolase, which yields MADAPRSAPDLGDGTFLNPVLPGDRPDPAVLRVGEQYYLTYSSFDASPGLTIWRSPDLVNWTFVTCALQHPLTTVFAPDFIEHDGRYYLYIPFIPSAWSDAIDEPQIWVIHADSPEGPWSEPVYTGVSGAIDPGHVVGEDGERYLFVNGIRSCRLSRDGLRAVTDLERVYDGWRYPEEWVTEAYALEGPKLFRRGEWFYLVSAVGGTGGPATGHMVIVARSRSVHGPWENAPGNPIARTWSADETWWSRGHATILDAPDGTWWMVSHGYANGYRTLGRQGLLEPIEWTDDGWPVAAASDIGVPLRKPAGASGPVAVPAPTDDFSSPAWGERWVFDNPGPEEASRAEFGDGLVLRAAGTSPADSSPLTAWAMDEAYEIEVEVEVREGATGGLLLYFDDRMFFGMGWDGAALPSYAGGIRTHWREPAEPGATVQLRLRNDHHIVTGWHRRPGEPWTRHGVRYDTAGAHSATMNDLKSLRPALFAAGDGEVVFRDFRYRPLQGGTPVEVAP from the coding sequence ATGGCCGACGCACCGCGGTCCGCCCCCGACCTCGGGGACGGGACCTTCCTCAACCCCGTCCTGCCCGGCGACCGGCCCGATCCGGCCGTGCTGCGGGTCGGCGAGCAGTACTACCTGACGTACTCGTCGTTCGATGCGTCGCCCGGGCTGACCATCTGGCGTTCGCCGGACCTCGTCAACTGGACCTTCGTCACCTGCGCGCTGCAGCATCCGCTGACCACGGTCTTCGCGCCGGACTTCATCGAGCATGACGGCCGGTACTACCTGTACATCCCGTTCATCCCGAGCGCCTGGTCGGATGCGATCGACGAGCCGCAGATCTGGGTGATCCACGCGGACAGCCCGGAAGGCCCGTGGAGCGAACCGGTCTACACCGGCGTCTCCGGCGCCATCGACCCGGGCCACGTCGTGGGGGAGGACGGCGAGCGCTACCTGTTCGTCAACGGCATCCGCAGCTGCCGGCTGAGCCGGGACGGACTCCGGGCGGTCACGGACCTCGAGCGGGTCTACGACGGCTGGCGGTATCCCGAGGAGTGGGTCACCGAGGCGTACGCGCTGGAGGGGCCGAAGCTCTTCCGTCGAGGGGAGTGGTTCTACCTGGTGAGCGCCGTCGGCGGCACCGGCGGACCCGCGACCGGTCACATGGTGATCGTCGCGCGCTCGCGCTCGGTCCACGGCCCGTGGGAGAACGCCCCCGGCAACCCGATCGCGCGCACCTGGTCCGCCGACGAGACGTGGTGGTCGCGCGGACACGCGACCATCCTCGACGCGCCGGACGGGACGTGGTGGATGGTGTCGCACGGCTACGCCAACGGCTACCGCACGCTCGGGCGGCAGGGGCTGCTCGAGCCGATCGAGTGGACGGACGACGGATGGCCGGTGGCGGCCGCATCCGATATCGGGGTTCCGTTGCGGAAGCCGGCCGGAGCGTCCGGGCCGGTCGCCGTCCCGGCCCCGACCGACGACTTCTCGTCTCCCGCCTGGGGGGAGCGCTGGGTGTTCGACAACCCCGGGCCGGAGGAGGCGAGCCGCGCGGAGTTCGGCGACGGCCTCGTGCTCCGCGCGGCGGGCACGTCGCCGGCCGACTCGTCGCCGCTCACCGCCTGGGCGATGGACGAGGCCTACGAGATCGAGGTGGAGGTCGAGGTCCGCGAGGGCGCGACCGGCGGGCTCCTGCTCTACTTCGACGACCGCATGTTCTTCGGCATGGGGTGGGACGGCGCGGCGCTGCCCTCGTACGCGGGCGGCATCCGGACGCATTGGCGCGAGCCGGCCGAACCCGGCGCGACCGTCCAGCTCCGCCTCCGCAACGACCACCACATCGTGACCGGCTGGCACCGGCGCCCGGGCGAGCCGTGGACGCGTCACGGCGTCCGGTACGACACCGCCGGTGCTCACTCGGCGACCATGAACGACCTGAAGAGCCTGCGTCCCGCGCTGTTCGCGGCGGGCGACGGCGAGGTCGTGTTCCGGGACTTCCGGTACCGCCCGTTGCAGGGTGGGACACCCGTCGAGGTCGCGCCATGA
- a CDS encoding nuclear transport factor 2 family protein encodes MTGNRAAFERFCDLFYTQKRVADAFAFLVADDYRQHNPNLADGPAVAVEALTPKFDGDPEARFEIQRILVDGDLAMVHVKASGPGRPDAAVADIYRFHDGRIVEHWDVLQAVPAHPVHDHPMF; translated from the coding sequence ATGACCGGCAACCGTGCCGCCTTCGAGCGGTTCTGCGATCTCTTCTACACGCAGAAGCGCGTCGCCGACGCCTTCGCGTTCCTCGTCGCCGACGACTACCGGCAGCACAACCCGAACCTCGCGGACGGTCCGGCCGTCGCGGTCGAGGCCCTCACCCCGAAGTTCGACGGCGACCCGGAGGCGCGCTTCGAGATCCAGCGCATCCTCGTCGACGGCGACCTGGCCATGGTGCACGTCAAAGCGTCCGGGCCCGGACGCCCGGATGCGGCCGTCGCCGACATCTACCGCTTCCACGACGGCCGGATCGTCGAGCACTGGGATGTGCTTCAGGCCGTGCCCGCGCATCCCGTCCACGACCACCCGATGTTCTGA
- a CDS encoding TIM barrel protein, whose translation MYQLAPNIELLFTEAGDYHDRVRAAAAAGFTAVEMWGPTGVDAPATPKDLPALKAALEETGTILTAQLAEPRTQFMIPPWDHSEFYRKLDEGVAIAQDLGCPRIVVGSGTGFGGWKRQVQLDKLVEIYRKAIDQIDGSGITLALEPVNVRVDHPGSLLDRTAEAVYVARGVDSPYFGVLYDIYHSAVESEDMAAELRNAGSLIAYVQLADAPGRGEPGSGELDWEERLGILRASGYDGPIGLEYYPTQESAASVALIRDLAATA comes from the coding sequence ATGTACCAGCTCGCACCCAACATCGAACTGCTCTTCACGGAGGCCGGTGATTACCACGACCGCGTGCGCGCCGCCGCGGCCGCGGGCTTCACCGCGGTGGAGATGTGGGGACCGACCGGGGTCGACGCCCCGGCCACGCCGAAGGACCTCCCTGCGCTCAAGGCGGCACTGGAGGAGACCGGGACGATCCTCACCGCCCAGCTCGCCGAGCCGCGCACGCAGTTCATGATCCCGCCGTGGGACCACTCGGAGTTCTACCGCAAGCTCGACGAGGGCGTCGCCATCGCGCAGGACCTCGGTTGCCCGCGCATCGTCGTCGGCAGCGGCACGGGCTTCGGCGGCTGGAAGCGCCAGGTCCAGCTCGACAAGCTGGTCGAGATCTACCGGAAAGCCATCGACCAGATCGACGGCTCCGGCATCACGCTCGCGCTGGAACCGGTCAACGTCCGCGTCGATCACCCGGGTTCGCTGCTCGACCGCACCGCGGAGGCGGTCTACGTCGCGCGCGGAGTCGACTCCCCGTACTTCGGCGTGCTCTACGACATCTACCACTCGGCCGTCGAGAGCGAGGACATGGCCGCCGAGCTCCGCAACGCGGGATCGTTGATCGCCTACGTGCAGCTCGCCGACGCCCCCGGCCGCGGTGAGCCGGGCTCGGGCGAGCTCGACTGGGAGGAGAGACTCGGCATCCTCCGGGCGTCCGGTTACGACGGCCCGATCGGGCTCGAGTACTACCCGACGCAGGAGTCCGCGGCGTCCGTCGCCCTCATCCGCGACCTGGCGGCGACGGCATGA
- a CDS encoding GMC oxidoreductase: protein MSRYPESVDVVIVGSGPAGATYARILSEEAPDAVVALFEVGPTVSDPPGAHVKNIEDPAARSIAQERSEGPGAGADTVSSPGAVTSGQRRARPGTYLLEEGFQEPGEDGMPVAAFSSNVGGMGAHWTGACPRPGGSERIAFLPDLDDLLDEGDRLLGVTTDAFDSAPFTALVRERLAAALDDGRPPAQRVQRMPLAVHRRDDGRLVWSGSDVVFGDATRANPNFTLYDESLVTRVLLDGGRASGVEVRDRRTGELHTVRAWFVVVAADALRTPQVLWASGIRPDALGRMLNDQTQTVYATRIRDAESVAPAGASGSTAEGDVGVDEIVDGAISEQSGVTWVPFTDEVPFHGQVMQLDASPIPLADDDPVVPGSIVGLGLFCAKDLQWDDRVAFSDDEQDWYGMPALRIHYRLTDRDRAVLERAQAEIVELAKVVGEPIGDRPFTMPLGASLHYQGSVRMGETDDGRSVCSPDSEVWAAPGVFVAGNGVIPTATACNPTLTSVALAVKGAKRIASDLAAH, encoded by the coding sequence ATGAGCCGCTATCCGGAGTCCGTCGACGTCGTCATCGTGGGGAGCGGTCCCGCCGGCGCCACGTACGCGCGGATCCTCAGCGAGGAGGCGCCCGACGCCGTCGTCGCACTGTTCGAGGTCGGGCCGACCGTGTCGGACCCGCCGGGCGCGCACGTGAAGAACATCGAGGATCCCGCCGCCCGTTCCATCGCTCAGGAGCGCTCCGAGGGCCCGGGCGCGGGCGCGGACACCGTCAGCTCGCCGGGCGCCGTCACGTCCGGGCAGCGGCGGGCGCGACCCGGCACCTACCTGCTGGAGGAGGGCTTCCAGGAGCCGGGCGAGGACGGCATGCCCGTCGCCGCGTTCTCCAGCAACGTCGGCGGGATGGGCGCCCACTGGACCGGGGCCTGCCCACGGCCCGGCGGCAGCGAGCGCATCGCCTTCCTCCCCGACCTCGACGACCTGCTCGACGAGGGCGACCGGCTGCTCGGCGTCACGACCGACGCGTTCGACTCGGCGCCGTTCACCGCGCTCGTGCGGGAGCGGCTCGCCGCCGCCCTCGACGACGGGCGGCCGCCCGCCCAGCGGGTCCAGCGGATGCCGCTCGCGGTGCACCGCCGCGACGACGGGCGACTGGTCTGGTCGGGATCGGACGTCGTCTTCGGCGATGCCACCCGCGCGAACCCCAACTTCACCCTGTACGACGAGTCGCTGGTGACACGCGTGCTGCTCGACGGAGGCCGGGCCTCCGGGGTGGAGGTGCGCGACCGGCGGACGGGTGAGCTCCACACGGTCCGAGCGTGGTTCGTGGTCGTCGCCGCGGACGCCCTGCGCACGCCGCAGGTGCTCTGGGCGTCGGGCATCCGCCCGGACGCCCTGGGCCGGATGCTGAACGACCAGACGCAGACCGTGTACGCCACGCGCATCCGGGACGCCGAGAGCGTCGCGCCCGCCGGAGCGTCCGGAAGCACGGCGGAAGGGGATGTCGGTGTCGACGAGATCGTCGACGGCGCGATCAGCGAGCAGAGCGGCGTCACCTGGGTGCCGTTCACCGACGAGGTGCCGTTCCACGGCCAGGTGATGCAGCTGGATGCCTCGCCGATCCCGCTCGCGGACGACGACCCCGTCGTGCCCGGCTCGATCGTGGGCCTCGGCCTGTTCTGCGCCAAGGATCTGCAGTGGGACGACCGCGTCGCCTTCAGCGACGACGAGCAGGACTGGTATGGGATGCCGGCGCTGCGCATCCACTACCGGCTCACCGACCGCGATCGCGCCGTGCTCGAACGCGCCCAGGCCGAGATCGTGGAACTCGCGAAGGTGGTCGGCGAGCCGATCGGGGACCGGCCGTTCACCATGCCGCTCGGCGCCTCCCTGCACTATCAGGGCAGCGTGCGGATGGGCGAGACCGACGACGGGCGCAGCGTGTGCAGCCCGGACAGCGAGGTGTGGGCCGCGCCCGGCGTTTTCGTCGCGGGCAACGGCGTCATCCCGACCGCCACCGCGTGCAACCCGACGCTGACCTCGGTCGCGCTCGCCGTGAAGGGTGCGAAGCGCATCGCGAGCGATCTCGCCGCGCACTGA
- a CDS encoding DUF6379 domain-containing protein, whose protein sequence is MIPDRIIEQGTLTTTGTRAAVEVRIPWYRALPASCIAGASLTIDGVPAPAESLRWELNGRVRTFEEMADDTEEWWFPLDSAVLSGEVPVAPDGGEHDVAVDLTVYIPYIIIGDDEVLHIEEHDTKTMKAVTA, encoded by the coding sequence GTGATCCCGGATCGCATCATCGAGCAGGGCACGCTCACGACCACCGGCACGCGTGCCGCGGTCGAAGTGCGCATCCCCTGGTACCGCGCGCTGCCGGCGTCCTGCATCGCAGGCGCGTCGCTCACCATCGACGGCGTGCCCGCGCCGGCGGAATCGCTCCGCTGGGAGCTCAACGGCCGCGTCCGCACCTTCGAGGAGATGGCCGATGACACCGAGGAGTGGTGGTTCCCGCTCGACTCTGCCGTGCTCTCCGGCGAGGTGCCGGTCGCGCCGGACGGCGGTGAGCACGACGTCGCCGTCGACCTCACGGTCTACATCCCCTACATCATCATCGGCGACGACGAGGTGCTCCATATCGAAGAGCACGACACCAAGACCATGAAGGCGGTGACGGCATGA
- a CDS encoding TIM barrel protein — MSAAASGLGSPIQGVTLYSFTRAFHGREYDLEGLIRKVAAESYGPGLEIIGFSSFRGFPAIDDSFAGWFRDLVAEVGLVQTSLAINADIGIHRDRLLDQDELIEYMRLQIEAAAKLGFPIARVQISITPDSMAALAPIAERYGVTLALEVHADQYASHPRILALRDRYEEVGSPFLGFTADWGATTVGFAPSLLEAYRRRGATDELLGQVVELWNEFYQAGPPADQADHGQRFGRFIGLAAQNGRPDLGIDFAINGTGLFGPARVDDWLEIMPWIKHVHGKFFGIDENHEEPSVPVRDLIALLVRNGYNGAISSEYEGWHWNYWQSPFEIIRDEQAVQRSAAQDAGSRMITDSAEARRQLAQWLPSTEGVSA; from the coding sequence ATGAGCGCAGCGGCCTCCGGCCTCGGATCCCCGATCCAGGGCGTGACCCTCTACAGCTTCACGCGGGCGTTCCACGGCCGCGAATACGACCTGGAAGGCCTGATCCGCAAGGTCGCCGCGGAGAGCTACGGCCCGGGGCTCGAGATCATCGGGTTCTCCAGCTTCCGCGGCTTCCCCGCGATCGACGACTCCTTCGCCGGCTGGTTCCGCGACCTCGTCGCCGAGGTCGGGCTGGTGCAGACGTCCCTGGCGATCAACGCCGACATCGGCATCCACCGCGACCGGCTGCTCGACCAGGACGAACTGATCGAGTACATGCGCCTCCAGATCGAGGCGGCGGCGAAGCTCGGCTTCCCGATCGCACGCGTGCAGATCTCCATCACCCCCGACTCGATGGCCGCGCTCGCGCCGATCGCCGAGCGCTACGGCGTGACCCTGGCGCTCGAGGTGCACGCCGACCAGTACGCCTCGCACCCGCGCATCCTGGCGCTGCGCGACCGGTACGAGGAGGTCGGGTCGCCGTTCCTCGGCTTCACCGCCGACTGGGGCGCCACCACGGTCGGCTTCGCGCCGTCGCTGCTGGAGGCGTACCGCCGCCGTGGCGCAACGGACGAACTGCTCGGCCAGGTCGTCGAGCTCTGGAACGAGTTCTACCAGGCGGGTCCGCCCGCGGACCAGGCCGACCACGGCCAGCGCTTCGGCCGCTTCATCGGCCTCGCCGCCCAGAACGGCCGTCCCGACCTCGGCATCGACTTCGCCATCAACGGCACCGGCCTGTTCGGCCCGGCGCGCGTCGACGACTGGCTGGAGATCATGCCGTGGATCAAGCACGTGCACGGCAAGTTCTTCGGTATCGACGAGAACCACGAAGAGCCGTCCGTGCCGGTCCGCGACCTCATCGCGCTGCTGGTGCGCAACGGCTACAACGGTGCCATCTCGAGCGAGTACGAGGGCTGGCACTGGAACTACTGGCAGTCGCCCTTCGAGATCATCCGCGACGAGCAGGCGGTGCAGCGGTCGGCCGCTCAGGATGCGGGCAGCCGCATGATCACCGACTCCGCCGAGGCGCGCCGCCAGCTCGCGCAGTGGCTGCCGAGCACGGAAGGCGTGAGCGCATGA
- a CDS encoding TIM barrel protein gives MSDSDGIAGTGIELGTTLYSMTSEFAAGLYTPETLIAAVAENGIGPGVEFNIAQLLRTYPDVDSEFVTLWFDTLEKHGLEPSAVGTNLDMGRRKDRDMTPDEEHDFLARQLQTAHTLGFKRVVIRSAGRELLRSLLPLAEKYDQRLGYEIHAPQGPNDPKVLGIRELYDELGSDRLGFTADFSSTMHSLSPTLLAQLAKMGLDEKHFAVMDEIWHEPTPMHVRNQKFEDYLTGEGVDPARFGPFTRLAFNMHGLVPPEEWLDIMPQIFHVHAKFYDIDADGQEPAMDIPRIVRQFVQGGYRGFLSSEWEGHAFSDLGEADPIDLVKKQHALMRRTIEDAVAGVPA, from the coding sequence ATGAGCGACAGCGACGGCATCGCGGGCACCGGCATCGAGCTGGGCACGACCCTCTACTCGATGACCAGCGAGTTCGCGGCCGGGCTCTACACGCCCGAGACGCTCATCGCGGCCGTCGCCGAGAACGGCATCGGGCCGGGCGTGGAGTTCAACATCGCCCAGCTGCTGCGCACCTACCCGGACGTCGACTCCGAGTTCGTCACGCTGTGGTTCGACACGCTGGAGAAGCACGGCCTCGAGCCGAGCGCCGTCGGCACCAACCTCGACATGGGACGCCGAAAGGACCGCGACATGACGCCCGACGAGGAGCACGACTTCCTCGCCCGGCAGCTCCAGACCGCGCACACCCTCGGGTTCAAGCGAGTGGTCATCCGCTCGGCCGGACGGGAGCTGCTGCGCAGCCTCCTGCCGCTCGCAGAGAAGTACGACCAGCGTCTCGGCTACGAGATCCACGCGCCGCAGGGCCCGAACGATCCGAAGGTGCTCGGCATCCGCGAGCTGTACGACGAGCTCGGCAGCGACCGGCTCGGCTTCACCGCCGACTTCTCCTCGACCATGCACAGCCTGTCGCCGACGCTGCTGGCGCAGCTGGCGAAGATGGGCCTCGACGAGAAGCACTTCGCCGTCATGGACGAGATCTGGCACGAACCGACCCCCATGCACGTGCGCAACCAGAAGTTCGAGGACTATCTCACCGGCGAAGGCGTCGACCCGGCGCGGTTCGGGCCGTTCACCCGGCTGGCGTTCAACATGCACGGGCTCGTCCCCCCGGAGGAGTGGCTCGACATCATGCCGCAGATCTTCCACGTGCACGCGAAGTTTTACGACATCGACGCGGACGGCCAGGAGCCGGCCATGGACATCCCGCGCATCGTGCGGCAGTTCGTCCAGGGCGGCTACCGGGGCTTCCTCTCCAGCGAGTGGGAGGGGCACGCCTTCTCCGACCTCGGAGAGGCGGACCCCATCGACCTCGTGAAGA